From a single Kitasatospora sp. NBC_00458 genomic region:
- a CDS encoding ROK family transcriptional regulator, translated as MTPRGKKTVRDLRRGSRSTLLRRLYFDGPLSRQELGAVTGLSAGSISNVTGELLADGLIEECGSVESDGGRPRILLRVAAGRAHLVGVDVGETQVRVALFDLARTELAASDHPLSGRGHDVDHVVDLILAGLAEVLERTGTDPATVLGVGIGVPGIVEQGDPASDGLGIVVHGQTVGWDAVPLGRLLRAGTDLPLFVDNGAKTLGQAEMWFGAGRGLRHAVIALFGSGVGACVIADGARFRGATSSAGEWGHTKVHVGGRRCRCGAHGCLEAYVGAEALVERWGAAPPGDGEKAGLAALLAAAEADEPAAGALLAEAAEYLGAAIADLVNLFNPERIVIGGWAGLLLGPRLLPAIRAAATRYALRFPREQTSIVLGTLGPEAVTLGAATLPLSDFLESGGELPVRSAHPARVVPEVRA; from the coding sequence ATGACCCCGCGAGGCAAGAAGACGGTGCGTGACCTGCGCAGAGGCAGCCGGTCGACGCTGCTGCGGCGGCTGTACTTCGACGGGCCGCTGAGCCGCCAGGAGCTGGGAGCGGTCACCGGGCTCAGCGCCGGCTCGATCAGCAACGTCACCGGCGAACTGCTCGCCGACGGGCTGATCGAGGAGTGCGGCTCGGTCGAGTCGGACGGCGGCCGCCCCCGGATCCTGCTCCGGGTGGCCGCCGGCCGGGCCCACCTGGTGGGTGTGGACGTCGGGGAGACCCAGGTCAGGGTCGCCCTGTTCGACCTGGCCCGGACCGAACTGGCCGCCAGCGACCACCCGTTGTCCGGCCGCGGCCACGACGTCGACCACGTGGTCGACCTGATCCTCGCCGGACTGGCCGAGGTGCTGGAGCGCACCGGCACCGACCCGGCCACCGTGCTCGGCGTCGGCATCGGCGTGCCGGGCATCGTCGAACAGGGCGACCCCGCCTCGGACGGCCTCGGGATCGTGGTGCACGGCCAGACCGTCGGCTGGGACGCCGTCCCGCTCGGCCGGCTCCTGCGGGCCGGCACCGACCTGCCGCTCTTCGTCGACAACGGCGCCAAGACGCTCGGCCAGGCCGAGATGTGGTTCGGCGCCGGGCGCGGCCTGCGGCACGCGGTGATCGCCCTGTTCGGCTCCGGCGTCGGGGCCTGTGTGATCGCCGACGGCGCCCGCTTCCGGGGGGCCACCAGCAGCGCGGGCGAATGGGGCCACACCAAGGTCCACGTCGGCGGACGCCGCTGCCGCTGCGGCGCGCACGGCTGCCTGGAGGCCTACGTCGGCGCCGAGGCGCTGGTGGAGCGGTGGGGTGCGGCGCCGCCCGGCGACGGCGAGAAGGCGGGGCTGGCCGCCCTGCTCGCGGCCGCCGAGGCGGACGAACCGGCCGCCGGTGCGCTGCTCGCGGAGGCCGCGGAGTACCTCGGCGCGGCCATCGCCGACCTGGTCAACCTGTTCAACCCGGAGCGGATCGTGATCGGCGGCTGGGCGGGCCTGCTGCTCGGCCCCCGGCTGCTGCCGGCGATCCGCGCGGCGGCCACCCGGTACGCGCTGCGCTTCCCCCGCGAGCAGACCTCGATCGTGCTCGGGACCCTCGGGCCCGAGGCGGTCA
- a CDS encoding ABC transporter substrate-binding protein produces the protein MPISRAAAAAVLAATLVLTATACGGGSPSGGGGDGTPGTLTYWASNQGTSLENDRQVLEPELKRFEQQTGIKVKLEVIPWSDLLNRILAAATSGQGPDVLNIGNTWSASLQATGALRPFDQAAFERIGGKERFLPAALGSAGAAGKDPAAVPLYSMAYGLYYNRKLFAEAGIERPPATWDELVADGRKLTAGGRYGLALEGGNVSENVHHAFTLAKQHGTDFFAAGKPAFDSPGAVAAVKQYVDLLGTEKIVAPGNAEYANNQSVTDFATGKAAMLMWQAAGANLASHGMKPEDYGVAPVPAPAGATGDRATTSMVAGINLAVFRNTRNTDGALSFVKFMTGTEEQIRLNKAYGTIPPAKDAQADPAFATPELASLTAVLSGSALPLPQVADESQFETLVGTAVKNLLAAAAAGKPATDDSVKAELTKAQQQMPAN, from the coding sequence ATGCCCATCAGCCGTGCCGCCGCGGCAGCCGTCCTGGCCGCCACCCTGGTCCTCACCGCCACCGCCTGCGGCGGGGGTTCCCCGTCCGGCGGAGGGGGCGACGGCACCCCCGGCACGCTCACCTACTGGGCCTCCAACCAGGGCACCAGCCTGGAGAACGACCGCCAGGTGCTGGAACCGGAGCTGAAGAGGTTCGAGCAGCAGACCGGCATCAAAGTGAAGCTGGAGGTCATCCCCTGGTCCGACCTGCTCAACCGGATCCTCGCCGCCGCCACCTCCGGCCAGGGCCCCGACGTGCTCAACATCGGCAACACCTGGTCCGCCTCCCTCCAGGCCACCGGCGCCCTGCGCCCCTTCGACCAGGCCGCCTTCGAACGGATCGGCGGCAAGGAGCGCTTCCTGCCCGCCGCCCTGGGCTCGGCCGGCGCCGCGGGCAAGGACCCGGCCGCCGTCCCGCTCTACTCGATGGCCTACGGCCTCTACTACAACAGGAAGCTCTTCGCCGAGGCCGGCATCGAACGCCCCCCGGCCACCTGGGACGAACTGGTCGCCGACGGCCGCAAGCTCACCGCGGGCGGCCGTTACGGCCTCGCCCTGGAGGGCGGCAACGTCTCCGAGAACGTCCACCACGCCTTCACCCTCGCCAAGCAGCACGGCACCGACTTCTTCGCCGCCGGCAAGCCCGCCTTCGACAGCCCGGGCGCCGTCGCCGCCGTCAAGCAGTACGTCGACCTGCTCGGCACCGAGAAGATCGTCGCCCCCGGGAACGCCGAGTACGCCAACAACCAGTCCGTGACCGACTTCGCCACCGGCAAGGCCGCCATGCTGATGTGGCAGGCCGCCGGCGCCAACCTCGCCTCGCACGGCATGAAGCCCGAGGACTACGGCGTCGCGCCCGTCCCCGCACCGGCCGGCGCCACCGGCGACCGCGCCACCACCTCCATGGTCGCCGGCATCAACCTCGCCGTCTTCCGGAACACCCGGAACACCGACGGGGCGCTCTCGTTCGTGAAGTTCATGACCGGCACCGAGGAGCAGATCCGCCTCAACAAGGCCTACGGCACGATCCCCCCGGCCAAGGACGCCCAGGCCGACCCGGCCTTCGCCACCCCCGAACTCGCCTCCCTCACCGCCGTCCTGTCCGGCAGCGCCCTGCCGCTCCCGCAGGTCGCCGACGAGAGCCAGTTCGAGACCCTGGTCGGCACCGCCGTCAAGAACCTGCTCGCCGCGGCCGCCGCCGGCAAACCCGCCACCGACGACTCCGTGAAGGCCGAACTCACCAAGGCCCAGCAGCAGATGCCGGCCAACTGA
- a CDS encoding carbohydrate ABC transporter permease has translation MIRTRLARLRPPRTALPYLLLLPALLLELAVHLLPMVVGAVMSLKRLTQFFIRDWSAAPWAGLANYRTAVDFHAPVGRALLHSFWVTCAFTVLAVGLSWLIGTAAAVLTQDSFRGRGLLRALFLLPYALPVYAAVITWSFMFQRDTGLINHVLHDQLHLVDDKPFWLIGDNSFTALVTVSVWRSWPFAFLTLTAGLQNIPRELYEAAALDGAGTWQQIRRITLPSLRPVNLVLVLVLFLWTFNDFNTPYVLFGRSAPEAADLVSVHIYQSSFVTWNFGAGSAMSVLLLLFLLLVTSGYLLLTSRRKDAA, from the coding sequence GTGATCCGCACCCGACTCGCCCGCCTCCGCCCGCCCCGCACCGCGCTCCCCTACCTGCTGCTGCTCCCCGCCCTGCTCCTCGAACTCGCCGTCCACCTGCTCCCGATGGTCGTCGGAGCGGTGATGAGCCTCAAGCGGCTCACCCAGTTCTTCATCCGCGACTGGTCCGCCGCCCCCTGGGCCGGGCTCGCCAACTACCGCACGGCGGTGGACTTCCACGCCCCGGTCGGCCGCGCCCTGCTGCACTCGTTCTGGGTCACCTGCGCGTTCACCGTCCTCGCCGTCGGCCTCTCCTGGCTGATCGGCACGGCCGCCGCCGTGCTGACCCAGGACTCCTTCCGCGGCCGCGGCCTGCTGCGCGCCCTGTTCCTGCTGCCCTACGCGCTGCCGGTCTACGCGGCCGTCATCACCTGGTCGTTCATGTTCCAGCGCGACACCGGCCTGATCAACCACGTCCTGCACGACCAGCTCCACCTGGTCGACGACAAGCCGTTCTGGCTGATCGGCGACAACAGCTTCACCGCACTGGTCACCGTCTCGGTCTGGCGCAGCTGGCCGTTCGCCTTCCTCACCCTCACCGCCGGACTGCAGAACATCCCGCGCGAACTCTACGAGGCCGCGGCCCTGGACGGCGCCGGGACCTGGCAGCAGATCCGCCGGATCACCCTGCCCTCGCTGCGCCCGGTCAACCTGGTGCTGGTGCTGGTGCTCTTCCTCTGGACCTTCAACGACTTCAACACGCCGTACGTCCTGTTCGGCCGCTCGGCCCCGGAGGCCGCCGACCTCGTCTCCGTGCACATCTACCAGTCCTCCTTCGTCACCTGGAACTTCGGCGCGGGCTCGGCGATGTCCGTCCTGCTGCTGCTCTTCCTGCTCCTGGTGACCTCCGGCTACCTCCTGCTCACCTCGCGCCGGAAGGACGCAGCATGA